In the Hemitrygon akajei chromosome 7, sHemAka1.3, whole genome shotgun sequence genome, one interval contains:
- the LOC140730230 gene encoding uncharacterized protein, with protein sequence MAADRPQALAKVSSMAMLDAAEDARKDLELIMKPYANWEEFLTPGPLSIAVLGELIFISAAEAFQVKLGTVGGSSQSLRQPDSFHACLMQVSDQGWKAFQQAHKKMDQIRLYTMTAPKHLASAVQVLARPPSVVKAMLPSRLNSLRKVAEQCQGLAASVEGEFATLMDLVQELLELCAASRTECHRQAKEVSQALEEARARKAAAERDKGRLEAQFVEACAGMEETRALYRKAVRAIPSGKNLVGVYVTQSLLDLTSSLATELVAAGLTEPVGLALEITDAATQHFKKKLQNKKAEAKGDGGPGSSVGLCLRAMEMVMGSALLQDLVSDGGTLDPEKLGTIPSDSGAMFQSSMDQLKQEKEGDTRNAGLELCQVGVDLCQRLEQLGQAEKPSEAQLRDLASSVQEQNTKVQAYLLDVKKSIKAPAIAPQPPNLSSAAGEEKVEKLQEGLSKMVLEQACFRVEQAKCQLDISRENYQKVAESKEKVTKELDEVLLTMKRCQVKEIDYDTTLKLLVTGLGALSQVKAQWAKMTNFFQMMSNLIQVSLNDAVTQFASDSEGCELIPGYTQDAFVKDMIYTEAFQACSVASLCHLIASTYVDVSAKHLMDQVISLETYISLSPSDPLFNVERTKFQEGYTVAQEAVRQLVLKNKEEFEAQIQQRIDRINSTLQEVTPLAMKQ encoded by the exons ATGGCAGCGGACAGGCCCCAGGCCCTGGCCAAGGTCAGCAGCATGGCGATGCTGGATGCGGCGGAGGACGCCAGGAAGGACCTGGAGCTGATCATGAAGCCGTACGCCAACTGGGAGGAGTTTCTGACGCCGGGGCCCCTCTCCATTGCCGTCCTGGGTGAGCTGATTTTCATCTCTGCGGCAGAGGCCTTCCAGGTGAAGCTGGGCACAGTGGGCGGCTCGTCGCAGTCCCTGCGGCAGCCAGATTCTTTCCACGCCTGCCTGATGCAGGTGAGCGACCAGGGATGGAAGGCCTTCCAGCAGGCCCACAAGAAGATGGACCAGATCCGCCTGTACACAATGACGGCCCCCAAGCACCTGGCCAGCGCAGTCCAAGTTCTGGCCCGCCCACCCAGTGTGGTCAAGGCCATGTTGCCCAGTCGGCTGAACAGCCTGAGGAAGGTGGCTGAGCAGTGCCAGGGCCTGGCGGCGTCCGTCGAGGGGGAGTTTGCCACGCTGATGGACCTGGTGCAGGAGCTGCTGGAGCTGTGTGCCGCCTCCCGCACGGAGTGCCACCGCCAGGCCAAGGAGGTCAGCCAGGCGCTGGAGGAGGCTCGGGCGCGGAAGGCGGCAGCCGAGAGGGACAAAGGGCGGCTGGAGGCCCAGTTTGTTGAAGCCTGTGCCGGGATGGAGGAGACGCGTGCCCTGTACCGGAAAGCTGTGCGGGCCATCCCGAGCGGGAAGAACCTGGTGGGGGTCTACGTGACCCAGTCCCTGCTGGACCTCACCAGCAGCCTGGCCACTGAACTGGTGGCGGCGGGCTTGACTGAGCCCGTGGGCCTGGCCCTGGAGATCACTGACGCGGCCACGCAGCACTTCAAGAAGAAGCTGCAAAACAAGAAGGCGGAGGCCAAGGGGGACGGGGGCCCCGGGAGCTCTGTGGGACTCTGTCTGAGAGCCATGGAGATGGTGATGGGCAGCGCGCTGCTCCAGGACCTGGTGTCGGACGGTGGGACCCTGGACCCGGAAAAGCTGGGCACCATCCCCTCGGACAGTGGGGCCATGTTCCAGAGCAGCATGGATCAGCTGAAGCAGGAGAAGGAGGGAGACACCAGGAATGCCGGCCTGGAGCTGTGCCAGGTTGGCGTCGATCTGTGCCAGCGGCTGGAGCAGCTTGGCCAGGCTGAGAAGCCGAGCGAGGCCCAGCTGCGGGACCTGGCCTCCTCCGTGCAGGAGCAGAACACCAAG GTGCAGGCGTATCTGTTGGACGTCAAGAAGTCAATCAAGGCTCCAGCCATTGCACCACAGCCGCCCAACCTGAGCAGCGCTGCTGGGGAGGAGAAGGTGGAGAAGTTGCAGGAGGGACTGTCCAAGATGGTGCTGGAGCAGGCCTGCTTCAGGGTGGAGCAAGCCAAGTGTCAGCTGGATATCAGCAGGGAGAACTACCAGAAGGTAGCCGAGAGCAAGGAGAAGGTGACCAAGGAGCTCGATGAGGTGCTGCTGACCATGAAGAGGTGCCAGGTGAAGGAGATAGACTATGACACCACCCTCAAGCTGCTGGTGACGGGTCTGGGTGCCCTGAGCCAGGTCAAGGCGCAGTGGGCAAAGATGACCAACTTCTTCCAGATGATGTCTAACCTGATCCAGGTCTCCCTCAATGATGCCGTCACCCAGTTTGCCAGCGACAGCGAGGGCTGTGAGCTGATCCCCGGCTACACCCAGGATGCTTTCGTCAAGGATATGATCTACACCGAGGCCTTCCAGGCCTGCAGCGTGGCCAGCCTCTGCCACCTCATCGCCAGCACTTATGTCGATGTCTCCGCGAAGCACCTGATGGACCAGGTCATCAGCCTGGAGACCTACATCAGCCTGAGCCCCTCGGACCCCCTCTTCAACGTGGAGCGCACCAAGTTCCAGGAGGGCTACACCGTCGCCCAGGAGGCCGTCAGGCAGCTGGTCCTGAAGAACAAGGAGGAGTTTGAGGCCCAGATACAGCAGAGGATTGACCGCATCAACTCGACGCTGCAAGAGGTCACGCCTTTGGCAATGAAGCAGTAG